TTGCAGCAACTTAGCTTTATGCCACAGATTCAGTACCTCACGGCCCACGTGGCCATTCAGCGCGCCGCCGAGGCGCTTCAAACGTGCACGCGCATTGGCATCGATCTGGAATTCGATGATATGCGCCACCGCTACGGCCGCAACCTGGCCCTGATTCAGATTTTTGACGGCCAAACCGTTTACCTGATTGACCCGCTACCGCTCACTAACCCGGGCCACGAGCTGGAGCCCCTCTGGGCCATTCTGCGCGACCCGGCCGTGGAAAAGGTATTCCATAGCTGCAAGTCGGATATTTTGCTGCTGGATGAACTCTACAGCGTGCATGTTCGCAACATCACCGACACCAGCGTGCAGTATACCCTGCTGGCCGAGGCCGACAACAACATTTCGCTGGGCCGCCTGATTCAGGCTGAGCTGGGCCTGGAAGTAGACAAAGGCGAGCAGAAATCGAACTGGCTGAAGCGCCCACTTACCGAGGCGCAGAAAGAGTACGCCGCCAATGATGTCATCTACCTGTTTGAGCTGGCCGACCGCCTGGCCGCCAAGCTGGCTGCCCTGGGCCGCACGCACTGGGCAGCCCAGGAAAACGCCGCGCTGGAAGAAGTGCGCTACACCCGCGACGAGCGGCCGTACCTGCGCGTGGCGGGCAAATACCGCATTCAGCCCGATGAAATGCCGCTCTTCCGCGACTTGTACCTGGTGCGCGACCAGATGGCCCGGCAGCTGGACCGCCCGCCCTACATGGTTTTCGCCAACGACCGGCTGGCCGAGCTGGTGCGCGACACCCCGCGCAGTGAGAGTGACTGGAAATCGGCCCGCGGCCTGCACCCGGATCTGAAGCGGGCGCCCTATCTGGAGCGCCTGTCGGCCCTTTCGCCCCACAACTTTGTGCCCACGCCCGAGCCGGCGCCCAGCGCCGAGGGCCGCCGGTTTCCTTTCCGCCGCCGTCTCAACGGGGAAAAAGCAGCCCGCGCCGATGCCCGCGAGCAGCTGCTTCTTCAACTGAAGAACCACATTACGGAAGACGTAAACAGCTACGTGGCCAATCTGGTGCTCTCCAACCGCCTGGTAGCCGACATAGTGGAGCTGGGTGCGGAGCACGTGCTGCGGCCCTGGCAGAAAACCATTCTGCGCGAAACCGCCCAGCGCCACAACCTGGACTACGACCTGGTGGCGCTGCCCTTCTAGACCACCGATTGAACGGCTGTTGAACGGATTAAACTGATGTTTCAACTCCGGGTCAACACAACAAAAAAGCCTCGCAGATTGCGAGGCTTTTTTGTTGTGTGCGTGTGTTCCTTAAGTGGGAGAACAACGCCCATTCACTCACAAAATCCGTGGCTTAGAACTGAGCAGCTTCTGTGCTGCCTACTAAAGCCGCCGTGCTGTTTTTGCCAGCGGAAACCACATTCTGCACCGCATCGAAATAACCAGTGCCTACGAAAGCCTGATGCTTTACGGCTTTGAAGCCGTGCTTCTGCAGAGCAAATTCCCGCTCCTGCAGCTCGGAGTAGCCGGCCATGCCCCGCTCCCGGTACGCCTGCGCTAGCTCAAACATACTGGTATTGAGGGCGTGGAAACCGGCCAACGTAATGAACTGGAATTTATAGCCCAGCGCCGCCAGCTCTTCCCGGAACGTCTCCATCTGTTCCACACTTAGCCGAGAAGCCCAGTTGAAGGATGGCGAGCAGTTGTAGGCCAGCAGTTTGCCGGGGTATTGGGCATGAATGCCTTCGGCGAACTGCCGGGCCTGTTCCAGATCGGGGTGCGAGGTTTCCATCCAGATCAGGTCGGCGTAGGGGGCATAGGCCAGGCCGCGGGCAATGCAGGCTTCCACGCCGCAGCGCACCCGGTAGAAACCTTCGCTGGTGCGCTCCGCCTCCTGCAGCACGAAAGGCTTGTCACGGGGGTCTACATCAGCCGTGAGCAGGTCGGCGGCATCGGCATCGGTGCGGGCCACAATGAGGGTGGGCACGCCCAACACATCGGCGGCCAGGCGGGCGGCTACCAGCTTCTGCACGGCTTCCTGGGTGGGCACCAGTACCTTGCCGCCCAGGTGGCCGCACTTCTTGGCCGATGACAATTGATCCTCAAAATGCACGCCGGCGGCCCCGGCCTCAATCATCATCTTCATCAACTCAAACGCATTCAGGTTGCCGCCAAAACCGGCTTCGGCATCGGCCACAATAGGCACCATCCAGTGCACGTCCCCATCACCGGAAAGGTTCTGAATCTGGTCGGCGCGGAGCAGGGCGTTGTTGATGCGGCGCACTACGCTGGGCACGCTGTCTACGGGGTACAGGCTTTGGTCGGGGTACATCTGGCCGGCACCGTTGGCATCGGCGGCCACCTGCCAGCCAGACAGGTAAATGGCATTAAGTCCCGCCTGTACTTCCTGCACGGCCTGGTTGCCGGTGAGGGCGCCTAAGCCGGCCACGTAGGGTTGGGTATGCAGCTGCTGCCACAGGCGCTCTGCCCCCTGGCGGGCCAGCGAGTACTCAATCTTCACGGAGCCCTGCAGCTTTACTACATCCTCGGCGGTGTAGGGGCGTTTCACGCCATTCCAGCGGGGATTCTGGGCCCAGTCCTGGGTAATGGCGGCAATGCGTTCCTGCTTGTTCATGGGGAGTTGGGTTGGGAATGAAAAGGGTTAGGAAAAGGCAAGGCGCTGCCCGACCGGCGCGTGGGCGGCATTTTTTATGCAAAGCGAAAAGGGGAATTGGAACCCTGGTTCCCCTCCTTTTTAAGGAGGGGTGCCCGCAGGGCGGGGCAGTAAAGTCGTTGTTTAGCTGAACAGGCTTGCAGAGGGGTAGCCCGACATCTCACCCGCTTCGGCTGTCATCCTGACGAAGGAAGGACCTTCTCCCGCCGGAACAAGTAGTTATTCCGTGAGTCGGGCAGCCAGGGTAAGGTCCTTCGCCAGCTCAGGATGACAGATAGTGGGGCAACGTCAGCATGCGAGATATCTCGATAAGCTCGACATGACTAAAACGAGTTTTTCATCAATTCTCACGCACTTAAGCCAGCTGCTCATAGGCGGGAATGGTCAGAAATTCCACAAACTTTTCACTGGTTACCAGCCGGTCGAACAGGCGGGCGGCTTCCAGGTAGCGGCCTTTCTCAAACTGCTCCTCTCCTACCAGTGCTTTAATTTTCTCCAGCTGACCCGGCACCAGGGAGCGGTACAGATCCAGGGTTACGGCGCGGCCATCGGTGAGCGTGGTACCGGGCGTGTGCACCCACTGCCACACCTGCGCCCGGCTTATTTCGGCGGTGGCGGCGTCTTCCATCAGGTTATATATCGGCACGCAGCCGTTGCCCCGCAGCCAGGACTCAATGTACTGAATGGCTACGTCGATGTTCAGCTTCAGGCCTTCTTCCGTGATGGTGCCTTCGGGGGCCTGCACCAGGTCGGCGGCTGTTACCTGCACGTCTTCGCGCTTGTTGTCAATCTGGTTGGGGCCGGGCATCAGCTCATTAAACACATCCAGGGCCACCGGTACCAGCCCAGGGTGTGCTACCCAGGTGCCATCGTGGCCGTTTTTGGCCTCGCGCACTTTATCCAGGCGTACTTTCTCCAGGGCTGCTTCGTTAGCCTCGGGGTTGTTTTTGATGGGAATTTGGGCCGCCATGCCGCCGATGGCGTGCACCCCGCGGCGGTGGCAGGTCTGGATAACCAGCTGCGAGTAGGCGGCCATAAAAGGCACCGCCATGGTTACCTGGGCACGGTCGGGCAGGCGGAATTCGGGCTTCAAGCCCAGCCGCTTGATGTAGGAAAAGATATAGTCCCAGCGGCCGCAGTTGAGGCCGGCGCTGTGCTCGCGCAGCTCATACAGGATTTCGTTCAGCTCGAAAGCGGCGGGCAGTGTTTCAATCAGCACGGTAGCCTTAATGCTGCACTTAGGCAGCTTCAACGACCATTGCGCAAACCCGAACACATCATTCCACAGGCGTGCTTCCAGGTGATTTTCAATTTTGGGCAGGTAGAAATATGGGGCGCTGCCGCGGGCGCACAGTTCGTGGGCATTATGGAAGTAGTACAGGCCGAAATCGAACAAAGAGGCGCAAATGGGCTCACCGTCTACCAGCACGTGTTTTTCTACCAGGTGCCAGCCGCGGGGGCGCACTACCAGGGTGGCGGTTTCCTCATTCAGCTTGTACTCTTTAGCCGGCGTGCTCAGGCTAATGGTACGGCGCACGGCGTCGCGCAGGTTGCGCTGGCCTTCCACTACATTCTCCCAGGTGGGCGCGTTGGAATCTTCCAGATCAGCCATAAACACCTTGGCGCCGGAGTTCAGGGCGTTGATCATCATTTTCCGGTCTACGGGGCCGGTAATTTCCACGCGGCGGTCCTGCAAATCGTCCGGAATGGGCGCTACCGTCCAGGGCTTTTCCCGGATCAGGCGGGTTTCCGGGAGAAAGTCGGGCAGCTTGCCGGCCTCAAACTCCAGCTGCCGCGCTTCCCGGCGGGCCAGCAAATGCTGGCGCGTGGGGTCGAAACGTCGGTGCAGCTCGGCCACAAAGGCCAGCGCCGAGGGCGTGAGGATGGCCGCATACTCCGGCTTGAAGGCTCCGGTTACCCGTACGCGCTCCGGCGTAAGGTAAAC
The Hymenobacter sp. DG25B genome window above contains:
- the aceB gene encoding malate synthase A, producing the protein MSPFAEPQTVAPESVYLTPERVRVTGAFKPEYAAILTPSALAFVAELHRRFDPTRQHLLARREARQLEFEAGKLPDFLPETRLIREKPWTVAPIPDDLQDRRVEITGPVDRKMMINALNSGAKVFMADLEDSNAPTWENVVEGQRNLRDAVRRTISLSTPAKEYKLNEETATLVVRPRGWHLVEKHVLVDGEPICASLFDFGLYYFHNAHELCARGSAPYFYLPKIENHLEARLWNDVFGFAQWSLKLPKCSIKATVLIETLPAAFELNEILYELREHSAGLNCGRWDYIFSYIKRLGLKPEFRLPDRAQVTMAVPFMAAYSQLVIQTCHRRGVHAIGGMAAQIPIKNNPEANEAALEKVRLDKVREAKNGHDGTWVAHPGLVPVALDVFNELMPGPNQIDNKREDVQVTAADLVQAPEGTITEEGLKLNIDVAIQYIESWLRGNGCVPIYNLMEDAATAEISRAQVWQWVHTPGTTLTDGRAVTLDLYRSLVPGQLEKIKALVGEEQFEKGRYLEAARLFDRLVTSEKFVEFLTIPAYEQLA
- a CDS encoding ribonuclease D gives rise to the protein MPQIQYLTAHVAIQRAAEALQTCTRIGIDLEFDDMRHRYGRNLALIQIFDGQTVYLIDPLPLTNPGHELEPLWAILRDPAVEKVFHSCKSDILLLDELYSVHVRNITDTSVQYTLLAEADNNISLGRLIQAELGLEVDKGEQKSNWLKRPLTEAQKEYAANDVIYLFELADRLAAKLAALGRTHWAAQENAALEEVRYTRDERPYLRVAGKYRIQPDEMPLFRDLYLVRDQMARQLDRPPYMVFANDRLAELVRDTPRSESDWKSARGLHPDLKRAPYLERLSALSPHNFVPTPEPAPSAEGRRFPFRRRLNGEKAARADAREQLLLQLKNHITEDVNSYVANLVLSNRLVADIVELGAEHVLRPWQKTILRETAQRHNLDYDLVALPF
- the aceA gene encoding isocitrate lyase is translated as MNKQERIAAITQDWAQNPRWNGVKRPYTAEDVVKLQGSVKIEYSLARQGAERLWQQLHTQPYVAGLGALTGNQAVQEVQAGLNAIYLSGWQVAADANGAGQMYPDQSLYPVDSVPSVVRRINNALLRADQIQNLSGDGDVHWMVPIVADAEAGFGGNLNAFELMKMMIEAGAAGVHFEDQLSSAKKCGHLGGKVLVPTQEAVQKLVAARLAADVLGVPTLIVARTDADAADLLTADVDPRDKPFVLQEAERTSEGFYRVRCGVEACIARGLAYAPYADLIWMETSHPDLEQARQFAEGIHAQYPGKLLAYNCSPSFNWASRLSVEQMETFREELAALGYKFQFITLAGFHALNTSMFELAQAYRERGMAGYSELQEREFALQKHGFKAVKHQAFVGTGYFDAVQNVVSAGKNSTAALVGSTEAAQF